One region of Populus trichocarpa isolate Nisqually-1 chromosome 4, P.trichocarpa_v4.1, whole genome shotgun sequence genomic DNA includes:
- the LOC112323215 gene encoding pentatricopeptide repeat-containing protein At3g29230 isoform X2 produces MSKQMQISVPIRAPTWVSTRRIFQQKLQDLHKCTNLNHIKQVHAQILKQNLHQDLYVAPKLISAFSLSQEMTLAINVFKQIPDPNVHLYNTFIRACVQNSHSLLAFETFFEMQRNGLFADNFTYPFLLKACDGQSWLPLVKMIHNHLEKYGFFQDLFVPNSLIDSYCKCGLLGVKSAMRLFKVMDERDVVSWNSMIRGLLKVGELSEACKLFDEMPMKDAVSWNTILDGYVKAGEMNKAFGLFESMPERNVVSWSTMVSGYCKAGDMEMARMLFDRMPVKNLVSWTIIVSGYAVKGLAKDAIRSFEQMEEAGLKPDDGTIISILASCAESGLLGLGKRVHTSIERIRYKCSVNVSNALVDMYAKCGQVDRALSVFNGMSKKDLVSWNCMLQGLAMHGHGFVDEGIRYFNNMERDYGIVPHIEHYGCMVDLLGRGGRLKEAYRLVQSMPVEPNVVIWGTLLGACRMHNAVGLAEEVLDCLFKLEPSDPGNYSLLSNIFASAGDWSSVANVRLQMKNFGIQKPSGASSIEVDDEVHEFTVFDKSHPKSDKIYQMINRLGLDLKRVHVVPKVYL; encoded by the exons ATGTCTAAACAAATGCAAATTTCAGTACCAATAAGAGCCCCAACATGGGTCTCAACAAGAAGGATCTTTCAACAAAAATTACAAGACCTTCACAAATGTACAAACTTAAACCACATAAAACAAGTTCATGCCCAAATCCTCAAACAAAATCTCCACCAAGACCTTTATGTAGCGCCCAAGTTAATTTCagctttctctctttctcaagAAATGACTTTAGCTATTAATGTTTTCAAACAAATCCCTGACCCTAATGTCCACTTGTATAATACTTTTATAAGAGCCTGCGTGCAAAATTCCCATTCTTTACTGGCTTTTGAAACTTTCTTTGAAATGCAAAGGAATGGGCTTTTTGCTGATAATTTTACgtacccttttcttttaaaggcTTGTGATGGACAGTCTTGGTTGCCTCTTGTGAAAATGATACATAACCATTTGGAGAAATATGGGTTTTTTCAGGATTTGTTTGTGCCCAATTCACTTATTGATAGTTACTGTAAATGTGGTTTGTTGGGTGTGAAGTCTGCAATGAGGTTGTTTAAGGTGATGGATGAAAGAGATGTGGTTTCTTGGAATTCTATGATTAGAGGGTTATTGAAAGTAGGGGAGTTGAGTGAAGCTTGCAAACTGTTTGATGAAATGCCCATGAAAGATGCTGTTAGTTGGAATACAATACTGGATGGGTATGTGAAGGCAGGAGAGATGAATAAAGCGTTTGGATTGTTTGAGAGCATGCCAGAGAGGAATGTGGTGTCGTGGTCGACGATGGTTTCCGGTTATTGTAAAGCAGGAGATATGGAAATGGCTAGAATGTTGTTTGATAGAATGCCGGTCAAGAATTTGGTTTCTTGGACTATAATTGTATCTGGCTACGCTGTAAAGGGGCTAGCAAAGGACGCCATAAGATCGTTTGAGCAAATGGAGGAGGCCGGTTTGAAGCCTGATGATGGCACAATTATTAGCATATTGGCTTCTTGTGCAGAGTCTGGTCTCCTTGGTTTAGGGAAGAGAGTTCATACTTCTATTGAGAGGATTAGGTACAAGTGCAGTGTTAATGTGTCTAATGCATTGGTTGACATGTATGCAAAGTGTGGTCAGGTGGACAGGGCGCTAAGCGTGTTCAATGGGATGTCAAAAAAAGATTTGGTCTCATGGAATTGCATGCTCCAAGGGTTAGCCATGCATGGGCACG GCTTTGTCGATGAGGGAATTCGATACTTTAATAATATGGAGAGGGATTATGGCATTGTTCCCCACATTGAGCATTATGGTTGCATGGTGGACCTTTTGGGTCGTGGAGGTCGTCTTAAAGAAGCTTATAGGCTTGTGCAAAGCATGCCAGTAGAACCAAATGTTGTTATTTGGGGTACCCTTTTGGGGGCCTGTAGAATGCATAATGCTGTGGGACTTGCAGAGGAGGTACTAGATTGCTTGTTTAAGCTGGAACCATCAGATCCTGGTAATTACTCTCTGTTGTCAAATATTTTTGCATCTGCGGGAGACTGGAGCAGTGTTGCCAATGTAAGGCTGCAAATGAAAAACTTTGGAATACAGAAACCATCAGGGGCTAGTTCCATTGAGGTGGATGATGAGGTCCATGAATTTACAGTATTTGATAAATCACACCCGAAATCagataaaatttatcaaatgatTAACAGATTGGGTCTGGACCTGAAGCGAGTTCACGTTGTCCCAAAGGTATACCTGTAG
- the LOC112323215 gene encoding pentatricopeptide repeat-containing protein At3g29230 isoform X1, whose amino-acid sequence MSKQMQISVPIRAPTWVSTRRIFQQKLQDLHKCTNLNHIKQVHAQILKQNLHQDLYVAPKLISAFSLSQEMTLAINVFKQIPDPNVHLYNTFIRACVQNSHSLLAFETFFEMQRNGLFADNFTYPFLLKACDGQSWLPLVKMIHNHLEKYGFFQDLFVPNSLIDSYCKCGLLGVKSAMRLFKVMDERDVVSWNSMIRGLLKVGELSEACKLFDEMPMKDAVSWNTILDGYVKAGEMNKAFGLFESMPERNVVSWSTMVSGYCKAGDMEMARMLFDRMPVKNLVSWTIIVSGYAVKGLAKDAIRSFEQMEEAGLKPDDGTIISILASCAESGLLGLGKRVHTSIERIRYKCSVNVSNALVDMYAKCGQVDRALSVFNGMSKKDLVSWNCMLQGLAMHGHGEKALQLFSIMRQEGFRPDKVTLVAVLCACVHAGFVDEGIRYFNNMERDYGIVPHIEHYGCMVDLLGRGGRLKEAYRLVQSMPVEPNVVIWGTLLGACRMHNAVGLAEEVLDCLFKLEPSDPGNYSLLSNIFASAGDWSSVANVRLQMKNFGIQKPSGASSIEVDDEVHEFTVFDKSHPKSDKIYQMINRLGLDLKRVHVVPKVYL is encoded by the coding sequence ATGTCTAAACAAATGCAAATTTCAGTACCAATAAGAGCCCCAACATGGGTCTCAACAAGAAGGATCTTTCAACAAAAATTACAAGACCTTCACAAATGTACAAACTTAAACCACATAAAACAAGTTCATGCCCAAATCCTCAAACAAAATCTCCACCAAGACCTTTATGTAGCGCCCAAGTTAATTTCagctttctctctttctcaagAAATGACTTTAGCTATTAATGTTTTCAAACAAATCCCTGACCCTAATGTCCACTTGTATAATACTTTTATAAGAGCCTGCGTGCAAAATTCCCATTCTTTACTGGCTTTTGAAACTTTCTTTGAAATGCAAAGGAATGGGCTTTTTGCTGATAATTTTACgtacccttttcttttaaaggcTTGTGATGGACAGTCTTGGTTGCCTCTTGTGAAAATGATACATAACCATTTGGAGAAATATGGGTTTTTTCAGGATTTGTTTGTGCCCAATTCACTTATTGATAGTTACTGTAAATGTGGTTTGTTGGGTGTGAAGTCTGCAATGAGGTTGTTTAAGGTGATGGATGAAAGAGATGTGGTTTCTTGGAATTCTATGATTAGAGGGTTATTGAAAGTAGGGGAGTTGAGTGAAGCTTGCAAACTGTTTGATGAAATGCCCATGAAAGATGCTGTTAGTTGGAATACAATACTGGATGGGTATGTGAAGGCAGGAGAGATGAATAAAGCGTTTGGATTGTTTGAGAGCATGCCAGAGAGGAATGTGGTGTCGTGGTCGACGATGGTTTCCGGTTATTGTAAAGCAGGAGATATGGAAATGGCTAGAATGTTGTTTGATAGAATGCCGGTCAAGAATTTGGTTTCTTGGACTATAATTGTATCTGGCTACGCTGTAAAGGGGCTAGCAAAGGACGCCATAAGATCGTTTGAGCAAATGGAGGAGGCCGGTTTGAAGCCTGATGATGGCACAATTATTAGCATATTGGCTTCTTGTGCAGAGTCTGGTCTCCTTGGTTTAGGGAAGAGAGTTCATACTTCTATTGAGAGGATTAGGTACAAGTGCAGTGTTAATGTGTCTAATGCATTGGTTGACATGTATGCAAAGTGTGGTCAGGTGGACAGGGCGCTAAGCGTGTTCAATGGGATGTCAAAAAAAGATTTGGTCTCATGGAATTGCATGCTCCAAGGGTTAGCCATGCATGGGCACGGTGAGAAAGCGCTACAGCTCTTTTCTATAATGAGGCAAGAAGGGTTCAGGCCTGATAAAGTTACATTGGTTGCTGTTTTGTGTGCTTGTGTTCATGCAGGCTTTGTCGATGAGGGAATTCGATACTTTAATAATATGGAGAGGGATTATGGCATTGTTCCCCACATTGAGCATTATGGTTGCATGGTGGACCTTTTGGGTCGTGGAGGTCGTCTTAAAGAAGCTTATAGGCTTGTGCAAAGCATGCCAGTAGAACCAAATGTTGTTATTTGGGGTACCCTTTTGGGGGCCTGTAGAATGCATAATGCTGTGGGACTTGCAGAGGAGGTACTAGATTGCTTGTTTAAGCTGGAACCATCAGATCCTGGTAATTACTCTCTGTTGTCAAATATTTTTGCATCTGCGGGAGACTGGAGCAGTGTTGCCAATGTAAGGCTGCAAATGAAAAACTTTGGAATACAGAAACCATCAGGGGCTAGTTCCATTGAGGTGGATGATGAGGTCCATGAATTTACAGTATTTGATAAATCACACCCGAAATCagataaaatttatcaaatgatTAACAGATTGGGTCTGGACCTGAAGCGAGTTCACGTTGTCCCAAAGGTATACCTGTAG